In Candidatus Poribacteria bacterium, one DNA window encodes the following:
- a CDS encoding NUDIX domain-containing protein codes for MELKVCALGILFRNGKILLGKRTKHRTSYPNVWDMIGGHCESGETLTQTLIRELQEEIGVTPIQFEHISTLFDSNNDHTYHVFVITDWKGEPESLQPEEHSMIGWFGINKALELELALPVYRELFISIEDN; via the coding sequence GTGGAATTAAAAGTTTGCGCGCTCGGAATCTTGTTCAGGAATGGGAAAATTCTGTTGGGCAAAAGAACTAAACACCGGACTTCTTATCCGAATGTCTGGGATATGATTGGTGGACACTGCGAAAGTGGCGAAACACTAACACAGACCCTCATCAGGGAATTGCAAGAAGAAATCGGTGTTACACCAATTCAGTTTGAACACATCTCAACCCTGTTTGATTCCAATAACGACCACACCTACCATGTATTTGTCATAACGGATTGGAAAGGTGAACCAGAGAGTCTGCAGCCAGAAGAGCACTCAATGATCGGATGGTTTGGAATCAATAAGGCGTTGGAATTGGAACTTGCCTTACCTGTATATCGCGAATTATTCATCAGTATTGAAGACAACTGA
- a CDS encoding DUF4159 domain-containing protein — MRTILILTILVIVFTPTVLLDGENDSDLFTFVRLKYGGQLTRRSSWRVDYPASDRNFIWQLRKQTNINADPYEKIIEVGSGELFEYPFAYMLEVGSLRLSRAEAKNLREYLLRGGFIFIDDFHGEREWKWFYTEFKKIFPKREPVDIPISHPIFRCFFKIDKLMQIPGLRSLYSGRTYERFDGYPAYCRGVYDDRGRLMMMINFNTDLGDAWEHAAEDIYPREYSDMALKMGINAVVYALTH, encoded by the coding sequence ATGCGAACAATTTTGATCCTAACGATACTTGTTATAGTGTTCACACCCACTGTTCTTCTGGACGGAGAAAATGACAGCGACCTATTTACTTTCGTTCGCCTGAAGTATGGTGGGCAGCTCACGCGACGTAGTAGTTGGCGTGTGGATTACCCTGCCTCTGACCGGAATTTCATCTGGCAACTCCGTAAGCAGACGAATATCAATGCCGATCCCTATGAAAAGATCATTGAAGTCGGATCGGGAGAACTGTTTGAGTATCCATTTGCCTATATGTTGGAGGTAGGCAGTCTCAGGTTAAGCCGCGCAGAAGCAAAGAATCTACGTGAATATCTTTTACGCGGCGGTTTTATCTTCATCGATGATTTCCACGGGGAACGTGAATGGAAATGGTTTTATACAGAGTTCAAGAAGATTTTTCCAAAACGTGAGCCGGTGGACATTCCTATTTCGCATCCCATCTTCCGATGCTTCTTTAAGATAGACAAATTAATGCAGATTCCCGGACTCCGTTCGCTTTATAGTGGACGAACCTATGAACGGTTCGACGGATATCCAGCGTACTGCCGCGGGGTCTATGACGACAGGGGACGGCTCATGATGATGATAAACTTCAATACGGATCTTGGGGATGCCTGGGAACACGCTGCAGAGGATATTTATCCGCGTGAGTATTCCGATATGGCATTAAAAATGGGTATCAATGCGGTTGTCTATGCCCTCACACATTAA
- a CDS encoding LamG domain-containing protein has translation MKTALMFKLLMLGLISIGPVLVVHAQVTEDDLIIYYSFNKDTIKGDDVTDVSGNKNDGLIKGNQIEPVKGKVGDGLEFPGVATDYISVREHQYVDPIEQISLVAWVKADRRGMIASWDRSEFFRFAVGDDVGGNNGTTFVAFDTCCPCCHDWFGKTDVADDKWHHLVATFDGKEKRIYVDGKLDQKEGAPAKVIGAGAARYGFIGIGSEAGGFDAGVGPTWAYSGILDEFMLFHRALSEKEVKHLANGPENPFAVDPKGKLSTTWADIKDVE, from the coding sequence ATGAAAACTGCGCTTATGTTTAAGTTATTGATGTTAGGGCTAATTTCAATTGGACCGGTGCTGGTAGTCCACGCCCAAGTCACGGAGGATGACCTTATCATCTACTACAGTTTCAACAAAGACACGATCAAGGGGGACGATGTCACTGATGTGTCGGGCAACAAAAATGATGGTCTCATCAAAGGCAATCAGATCGAACCAGTGAAGGGAAAGGTCGGGGACGGTTTAGAGTTTCCCGGTGTCGCGACAGATTACATTTCAGTTCGGGAACACCAATACGTTGACCCGATTGAGCAAATTAGCCTCGTTGCATGGGTTAAAGCGGATCGAAGGGGCATGATCGCCTCTTGGGATCGGAGTGAGTTCTTCCGTTTTGCTGTAGGTGATGATGTCGGCGGAAACAACGGGACAACTTTTGTTGCCTTTGACACCTGTTGTCCATGTTGTCATGATTGGTTTGGCAAAACAGATGTCGCCGATGACAAATGGCATCACCTTGTCGCAACATTTGATGGGAAAGAAAAACGGATATACGTTGACGGCAAGTTAGATCAAAAGGAAGGTGCGCCCGCCAAAGTCATCGGTGCCGGGGCAGCACGGTATGGGTTTATTGGGATTGGTTCGGAAGCAGGTGGTTTTGATGCCGGTGTGGGACCGACATGGGCATATAGCGGAATTTTGGATGAGTTTATGCTGTTTCACCGCGCCCTCTCCGAGAAAGAGGTTAAACACCTCGCCAACGGACCTGAAAACCCGTTTGCCGTCGATCCGAAAGGCAAATTAAGTACGACTTGGGCGGACATTAAAGACGTTGAATAG
- a CDS encoding PA14 domain-containing protein: MRRHTNRALLLSFALHIGLMLAVSPFLVNHFMLEKESISAEILEPEAEKEVRRRVLPPRTPLVPQVSEAEASASSPASPTYAPEVSVPKAPLHADVAPDVVTHTDLPQADSPSPVSNASFGEDDGALAGPVVIEGQRGGGVGGPGHGGYGTGKGFVHGTGAADVGLGNLDGVGAGLGIFGTDAMPGHGLIGEVYVPGGTIHQMPDFDLLTPVYTFVTPNLDVPQRRYTEGFPTPEIQSVVEDFAIRFRAELAIDTPGRYTFGLHADDGAKLYVDGRLVVDNDGVHPAMSKQGYITLAAGIYPVEIHYFQGPREFIALQWYYQPPKEPVSEWSRSSISVTTPKWNWRWESTRSGKIVPPEIIYRPGKPRIPDALRKLQQRLEDIGSEQ; the protein is encoded by the coding sequence ATGCGCAGACACACAAATCGTGCCTTATTATTATCATTTGCGCTCCACATAGGATTGATGTTAGCGGTTTCGCCGTTTCTCGTCAATCACTTTATGTTAGAAAAAGAGAGCATATCGGCTGAAATACTGGAGCCGGAAGCTGAGAAAGAGGTGAGACGAAGGGTTTTACCCCCACGGACACCTTTAGTGCCGCAAGTGAGTGAAGCTGAAGCATCAGCCTCTTCTCCAGCTTCACCGACATACGCCCCGGAAGTGAGTGTGCCGAAAGCACCACTTCACGCTGATGTAGCACCTGACGTTGTTACACACACTGACCTTCCACAAGCGGATAGTCCGAGTCCTGTGTCCAATGCCAGTTTTGGCGAGGACGATGGCGCATTGGCGGGTCCTGTCGTCATTGAAGGACAACGAGGGGGCGGTGTTGGAGGCCCTGGGCACGGAGGATATGGGACAGGAAAAGGCTTCGTACACGGAACTGGCGCAGCCGATGTGGGACTCGGAAACCTTGACGGTGTAGGTGCCGGACTCGGTATCTTCGGAACAGATGCAATGCCCGGACACGGTTTAATCGGGGAAGTCTACGTCCCCGGCGGTACGATCCATCAGATGCCAGATTTCGACCTTCTGACCCCTGTTTATACCTTTGTCACACCAAATCTTGATGTTCCTCAACGGAGGTATACCGAGGGATTTCCCACGCCAGAAATACAGTCTGTCGTTGAGGATTTTGCGATTCGCTTCCGTGCGGAGTTAGCAATTGATACACCGGGGCGTTATACCTTCGGGCTTCACGCAGATGACGGCGCGAAATTATATGTCGATGGAAGGTTGGTTGTGGATAATGACGGAGTTCATCCAGCAATGAGTAAACAAGGATACATAACGCTCGCAGCTGGCATCTATCCTGTTGAAATTCACTACTTTCAGGGTCCCCGAGAATTCATCGCGCTACAGTGGTACTATCAACCCCCGAAGGAACCCGTTTCTGAGTGGTCTCGTTCTTCTATCTCAGTAACAACCCCCAAATGGAATTGGCGTTGGGAGTCAACCCGGTCAGGGAAAATTGTACCACCCGAAATTATCTATCGCCCCGGCAAGCCTCGCATTCCAGATGCTTTGCGGAAACTACAGCAACGTCTGGAGGACATTGGCAGTGAACAGTAA
- a CDS encoding DUF4159 domain-containing protein has product MRALTVFVIIGILFVPIAFPDGEREVAPSSEDEFTFVRLKYRGWRSIWDIDWPASDRNFIFQLRKHTNINVSSKEKIVDIRSRELFEYPFAYMLEVSRLRLTSEEAGNVREYLLRGGFILVDDFHGGRQWKQFYKQLKKIFPKREPVDIPISHPLFHCFYDIDELMQVPGAGAALRGKTYEKRDGRPARCLGVYDDNGRLMMMINFNMDLGDGWEHAAEDFYPRERSDMAFKLGINAVVYALTH; this is encoded by the coding sequence ATGCGCGCTTTAACCGTTTTTGTTATTATCGGTATACTATTTGTCCCTATCGCTTTTCCAGATGGTGAACGGGAAGTTGCTCCGTCGTCCGAAGATGAGTTTACCTTCGTCCGTTTAAAATATAGAGGATGGCGAAGTATATGGGATATAGATTGGCCCGCTTCAGATCGCAACTTCATCTTCCAACTTCGGAAGCACACGAACATTAACGTTTCGTCAAAAGAAAAAATTGTTGACATCCGTTCCAGAGAACTCTTTGAATACCCGTTTGCCTATATGTTGGAAGTGAGTCGATTGCGTCTGACATCCGAGGAGGCAGGAAACGTGCGCGAATATCTCCTGCGCGGCGGTTTCATCTTAGTAGACGATTTTCATGGGGGCAGACAATGGAAGCAGTTTTATAAGCAATTGAAAAAGATTTTTCCGAAACGTGAGCCGGTGGACATCCCTATTTCGCATCCACTTTTTCACTGTTTCTATGACATTGATGAACTGATGCAGGTTCCCGGGGCAGGTGCAGCTCTCAGAGGAAAGACCTATGAAAAACGAGATGGTCGTCCTGCACGGTGTCTTGGTGTCTACGATGACAACGGTAGACTCATGATGATGATAAACTTCAATATGGATCTCGGAGATGGATGGGAGCATGCCGCCGAGGATTTCTATCCCCGTGAACGTTCAGACATGGCATTTAAACTCGGAATTAACGCCGTTGTCTACGCACTTACGCATTAA
- a CDS encoding N-acetyltransferase, translated as MEVNIREAIPDDAQAVASVLNSVILERQYTALTNTVTEDEERVFIKGLCPRSAMFVAEVDKKVVGIQVIEPDGLARYTDSMRHIATIGTWIQSNFRGYKIGRLLAETSFTFAKAKNYVKIAIQVIADNTRALRFYGNLGFEKIGIAKKHVKFEDRFCDVFYLEKFLIDDP; from the coding sequence ATGGAAGTCAACATTAGAGAGGCAATCCCGGATGACGCGCAAGCCGTTGCTTCAGTCCTTAATTCGGTTATCCTCGAGAGGCAATATACCGCGCTAACGAATACTGTCACAGAAGATGAAGAGCGTGTCTTTATCAAAGGGTTATGTCCACGGAGTGCAATGTTTGTCGCTGAGGTGGATAAAAAGGTTGTCGGTATTCAAGTCATCGAGCCAGATGGTTTGGCACGTTATACCGATTCGATGCGACATATAGCCACAATCGGAACCTGGATACAGTCAAATTTTCGTGGGTATAAGATTGGACGGTTGCTTGCTGAGACATCTTTCACGTTTGCGAAAGCGAAAAACTATGTGAAGATTGCTATTCAAGTGATAGCAGACAATACGCGGGCACTTCGATTTTATGGGAATCTCGGTTTTGAGAAAATAGGTATCGCCAAAAAGCATGTGAAATTTGAGGATAGATTCTGTGATGTGTTCTATCTGGAAAAGTTCCTAATAGATGACCCCTGA
- a CDS encoding phytanoyl-CoA dioxygenase family protein, with translation MERHKLHYEMMNRFDPDGETGEYWKVDVHATAEELQTFVETGYLIREGLFQGKALQKLRDALDRLEEREWEKRDSAIAGKKGWGFIPRHLMDKDEVFLELLKFQPTLSIARAMMGPLVRLRGLSARITYPGNGREHQTPWHQHMRVIPNPIPPWFSRPHCIDCLIYLDDLNEDTGAVAVVPGSHDWLDKASPTVHESVEGEVELRVKAGGGVLIHGNLWHRGLPTLHAKRRMLILSYTPTWLRKSPHGGAQPEDGLTHAFLENADLEERMLLGVGGYS, from the coding sequence ATGGAACGACATAAACTTCATTATGAAATGATGAACAGATTCGATCCGGATGGAGAGACGGGAGAGTACTGGAAAGTGGATGTACATGCCACTGCCGAGGAGCTGCAAACGTTTGTCGAGACAGGTTATCTCATTCGAGAAGGGCTCTTTCAAGGTAAAGCACTCCAAAAACTGAGAGATGCTTTGGATCGTTTGGAAGAACGGGAATGGGAAAAACGAGATAGTGCTATTGCGGGAAAAAAAGGCTGGGGCTTCATCCCTCGTCACCTTATGGACAAAGATGAAGTATTTCTTGAGCTCTTGAAATTCCAACCGACCTTGTCAATTGCACGAGCAATGATGGGACCGCTCGTCCGTCTGCGTGGTTTAAGCGCACGTATCACTTATCCGGGTAATGGTCGGGAACACCAAACACCGTGGCACCAACACATGCGAGTGATTCCAAACCCAATTCCGCCATGGTTCTCACGTCCACACTGCATCGATTGTCTCATCTACCTTGACGATTTGAATGAAGATACAGGAGCCGTCGCTGTTGTTCCGGGTTCCCACGACTGGTTAGACAAGGCATCACCGACTGTACACGAATCTGTAGAAGGTGAAGTCGAACTACGGGTGAAAGCCGGTGGTGGTGTCCTGATCCACGGCAATCTCTGGCATCGGGGACTGCCAACACTACACGCCAAGCGGCGAATGTTAATTTTAAGTTATACACCGACGTGGTTGCGGAAGTCGCCTCACGGGGGCGCGCAACCGGAAGATGGGTTAACCCATGCTTTTCTTGAAAATGCCGATCTGGAAGAGCGGATGCTGTTGGGTGTAGGCGGATATTCCTAA
- a CDS encoding BamA/TamA family outer membrane protein has translation MKYAITKTLIVLLFLISPIVRSQLQTDDGTVAFDCPNLPSPEFQFDLNRRVIALVMEDPTADVAPLFNTINNLHLRNYRSRSVDLKEVVQYYEKTLKGRGWNVLGEHWQGDVGSDNLHLYTLQRGETVAGIFVIVNSDSGVYLINIVGEILQKQLGELLLNLNQLGIEIPELMALRPRDLKLAPPPVLPAPESIELDPKLPDINENRSEVKKTPVLQEAPKPTKSWDWQIDGKPIHELQIQNGLATPEGLDPKQIGDTRAARANIMKILGNGSGDITKVMPVLANVLLSSDRKVSLRIEEKDAKRTAIIIVDNLPKTISVLESLKISGPRGNQIHRSIGDKTVPEKLDMQTLLVATRFWAGEAPIHEVRVRGNKKIPEEKIQRTLENGSEDIEQALKTLFKVMPHFEEINLQVNEEDSKYIATITVDEKPLATDVYLGLNPPLRFGFNRVTGWEIGTGFEVGKRKEIGPLWAWSVGDSISGQTSKFFGKVSYAFGNPHLHYRVGGTANWGKPYSWNLGGTAQVHRLTEVVAPELFPGHNRGVTIFQRTIGMPDFQNYYLRQGAEMALQWAPLMSIHSFKLAAVAESHANLQKSTDWFVTNWKSSLELRENPPITPGQMRSLTFQYDFDKRTNSLGWHSTLLVEHSSAAAGSDFDFTRLLLHLRYAFPLAENRIRTRFLFGFSDASLPIQRQFVIGGMGGLRGYPWLRHTEESAGIIDYKSGHRSSPYAFAGDRGFLLNVEYHYRLANLSSWNIFRNAFAIAFLDEGQVWNVSGPAYTFDPKGNIGIGLQFGENDFIVRVNIAKAFESSQGTQITTTWYYSF, from the coding sequence ATGAAATATGCGATTACGAAAACATTGATAGTACTTCTGTTTCTTATCAGTCCCATTGTACGTTCACAACTCCAAACGGATGACGGAACTGTCGCTTTTGATTGTCCAAATCTGCCATCGCCTGAATTTCAATTCGATTTGAACCGGCGTGTCATCGCACTTGTGATGGAGGACCCAACTGCCGATGTTGCCCCGCTGTTCAACACTATAAACAACCTGCACCTCCGCAATTATCGGAGCCGCTCTGTCGATCTTAAGGAAGTTGTTCAGTATTATGAAAAGACACTGAAGGGACGCGGATGGAACGTACTTGGCGAGCACTGGCAAGGCGATGTCGGAAGCGACAATTTGCATCTCTATACACTCCAAAGAGGTGAAACTGTTGCCGGAATCTTCGTCATCGTCAATAGCGACAGCGGTGTATATTTGATAAATATCGTTGGTGAAATCCTGCAAAAGCAGCTCGGCGAATTGCTGCTCAATCTTAATCAACTCGGTATTGAAATTCCTGAGTTGATGGCTCTCAGACCTCGTGATTTGAAACTCGCACCGCCTCCAGTTCTTCCGGCACCCGAATCCATCGAATTAGATCCAAAACTTCCTGATATAAATGAGAATAGGAGTGAAGTAAAAAAGACTCCGGTTTTACAAGAAGCACCTAAACCGACAAAGTCTTGGGATTGGCAAATTGATGGTAAACCAATTCATGAACTGCAGATCCAGAACGGTCTGGCAACACCTGAAGGGCTGGATCCAAAACAGATTGGGGACACAAGAGCAGCCAGAGCCAATATCATGAAAATTCTTGGAAACGGCTCTGGAGACATCACGAAGGTTATGCCTGTCCTTGCGAATGTACTCCTTAGTAGTGACAGAAAAGTCTCTCTGCGTATTGAAGAAAAAGATGCCAAACGGACCGCAATAATTATTGTGGACAATCTTCCTAAAACCATATCGGTACTGGAATCTCTGAAAATTTCTGGACCTCGTGGCAATCAAATCCACAGATCAATAGGCGACAAGACGGTTCCCGAAAAATTAGATATGCAAACATTACTTGTAGCAACCCGATTTTGGGCAGGAGAGGCACCTATTCACGAGGTCCGCGTCCGAGGGAATAAAAAAATTCCAGAGGAAAAGATCCAGCGGACCCTTGAAAACGGTTCCGAAGACATTGAACAGGCACTTAAAACGTTGTTTAAAGTGATGCCCCATTTTGAGGAGATAAACCTACAGGTTAACGAGGAAGATTCAAAGTACATCGCAACGATTACTGTTGATGAAAAGCCGCTTGCCACCGATGTCTATCTTGGTCTCAATCCGCCACTACGTTTTGGGTTTAATCGCGTTACCGGCTGGGAAATCGGCACCGGCTTTGAAGTCGGTAAACGGAAAGAGATTGGACCGCTTTGGGCGTGGAGCGTCGGGGATTCGATCAGCGGTCAAACGTCAAAATTCTTTGGGAAGGTAAGTTATGCATTCGGAAATCCACATCTCCATTACCGTGTTGGTGGTACAGCGAATTGGGGGAAACCTTACAGCTGGAACCTTGGCGGAACAGCACAAGTTCATCGATTAACAGAAGTAGTCGCACCCGAACTTTTTCCGGGCCACAACCGTGGAGTGACGATTTTTCAACGCACTATCGGTATGCCAGATTTTCAAAATTACTATTTGCGACAAGGTGCCGAAATGGCTTTGCAATGGGCACCCCTTATGTCAATCCATTCGTTCAAATTGGCAGCGGTTGCCGAATCACACGCGAATTTGCAGAAAAGCACGGATTGGTTTGTTACCAATTGGAAATCAAGCCTCGAATTGAGAGAAAACCCACCGATAACCCCTGGTCAGATGCGCAGCCTCACTTTCCAATACGATTTTGATAAGCGGACAAATTCCTTGGGGTGGCACAGTACCCTCCTCGTTGAACATAGCAGTGCTGCCGCGGGTTCGGATTTTGATTTTACACGCCTACTATTGCACCTTCGGTATGCTTTTCCGTTAGCGGAAAATCGGATCCGCACGCGTTTCTTGTTTGGATTTTCCGACGCATCGCTACCAATTCAACGCCAGTTTGTAATTGGTGGTATGGGTGGACTCAGGGGATACCCTTGGCTCAGGCACACAGAAGAATCTGCGGGTATAATAGATTATAAGAGTGGTCATCGGTCTTCCCCGTACGCATTTGCAGGGGATCGAGGGTTTCTGCTTAACGTCGAATATCACTACCGTTTAGCCAATCTATCCAGTTGGAATATTTTCAGAAACGCGTTTGCCATTGCTTTTCTTGATGAAGGTCAGGTTTGGAATGTGTCCGGTCCGGCATATACCTTCGATCCCAAAGGGAATATTGGCATCGGTTTACAGTTTGGAGAAAATGATTTTATCGTTAGGGTTAACATTGCAAAAGCGTTTGAATCCAGCCAAGGTACTCAAATTACGACAACTTGGTATTACAGTTTCTAA
- a CDS encoding DUF4159 domain-containing protein, translated as MTVPSVLNDHLASAAASENQGTDVFTFVRLKYRGVRGHRGKWDTDWPASDRNFIFQLRKQTNIRISTEEKVVDINSGELFRYPFGYMLDVSRLELNNAEARNLREYLTRGGFILVDDFHGKGAWKRFYTQLKKIFPEREPEDIPMSHPLFHCFYRINELAQIPGAGSARRGRTYERASDGGRHVQCLGIYDDNRRIMMMINFNTDWGDAWEHAADSFYPRKYSDMAFKMGINAVVYSLTH; from the coding sequence TTGACAGTACCATCTGTTCTTAACGATCATCTTGCGTCTGCAGCTGCATCCGAGAATCAAGGGACTGACGTATTCACTTTCGTTCGTTTAAAATACAGGGGTGTCCGAGGACATCGAGGTAAATGGGATACAGATTGGCCCGCTTCAGATAGAAATTTTATTTTCCAACTCCGCAAGCAGACGAATATCAGGATTAGTACTGAGGAGAAGGTGGTTGATATTAATTCAGGTGAACTCTTTCGCTATCCATTCGGCTATATGCTGGATGTCAGTCGTTTGGAACTCAACAATGCTGAAGCGAGAAATTTACGGGAATATCTGACGCGCGGCGGTTTTATCCTTGTTGATGATTTTCATGGAAAAGGAGCATGGAAGCGATTTTATACACAATTAAAAAAAATCTTCCCGGAACGTGAACCAGAAGATATTCCGATGTCGCATCCGCTCTTTCACTGCTTCTATCGAATCAACGAATTGGCACAAATTCCCGGAGCGGGCTCAGCGCGCAGAGGAAGAACTTATGAAAGAGCAAGTGATGGCGGTCGTCACGTGCAGTGTCTCGGAATCTATGATGACAACCGCAGGATCATGATGATGATTAACTTCAATACCGATTGGGGAGATGCTTGGGAACACGCCGCGGATTCATTCTACCCACGCAAGTATTCGGATATGGCATTCAAAATGGGAATTAATGCCGTTGTCTATTCGCTCACGCACTAA
- a CDS encoding SDR family oxidoreductase, whose amino-acid sequence MPIDLNNKVAVITGGSGALGRVMARTLAEAGADIAICYYRDQETAHLLRDEITAKGVQATVVQADVTNQDSINAMRDLVSKELGAADIIVNNAVIQYTWTSVLEQPAEDYESQFQSCVLHNVYMAQAFVPSMIESGWGRVISINTECSMQNFERQSAYTSGKRGMDGVLRVLAKEVGAHGITVNQVAPGWTISEKSEASAADEHYWSKVPMQRRGTAQEIANVVLFLASDLASYITGAYIPVCGGNVMPTI is encoded by the coding sequence ATTCCGATTGACCTCAACAATAAAGTAGCGGTAATTACGGGTGGTTCCGGCGCGTTGGGACGCGTTATGGCAAGGACTCTGGCGGAAGCGGGTGCGGACATCGCAATCTGCTACTACCGAGATCAAGAAACGGCGCACCTCCTGCGAGACGAAATCACGGCTAAGGGTGTCCAAGCAACCGTTGTGCAGGCAGATGTTACGAATCAGGACTCGATAAACGCTATGCGCGATCTTGTCTCGAAGGAACTCGGTGCAGCGGACATCATCGTTAATAATGCTGTCATTCAGTATACTTGGACCTCTGTTTTAGAGCAGCCTGCTGAAGACTACGAAAGCCAGTTCCAGTCATGTGTTTTACACAATGTGTATATGGCGCAAGCCTTTGTCCCCAGTATGATTGAATCGGGTTGGGGCAGGGTCATCAGCATTAACACGGAATGTTCAATGCAGAACTTCGAGAGGCAGAGCGCGTATACATCTGGTAAACGAGGTATGGACGGGGTCTTGCGGGTGCTTGCCAAAGAAGTCGGAGCACACGGCATTACCGTCAATCAAGTTGCCCCGGGATGGACTATCAGTGAAAAGAGTGAAGCGAGCGCAGCGGACGAACATTATTGGAGCAAAGTTCCGATGCAACGCCGTGGGACCGCTCAAGAGATCGCCAACGTCGTGCTTTTCCTCGCGTCGGATCTCGCGAGTTACATCACAGGTGCTTATATTCCGGTGTGCGGTGGGAACGTAATGCCCACGATTTGA
- a CDS encoding phytanoyl-CoA dioxygenase family protein, giving the protein MTPEVALEKREQMIEEGFCVVDDVLTEEFLQELRDESERLIAGHVEPEDVIYQGQHVNVRGEDNPHIQKLLEWQPAREALEQIGFGDFTTSGGIIILTKESGGPPLYWHQDWMRWNDPLSIAPWPQTIFLNYYLTDTNRENGCLKVIPGTHRKRIDLHDILVPAHEQGARFIDEDHPIMFSDHPDQVDVCAKAGSLVMADARILHSAHRNFTDVRRTLILAWHSRPNTVPDYWDREIPEIIANRDEDANYPMSRIPTHLLQP; this is encoded by the coding sequence ATGACCCCTGAAGTCGCTTTAGAAAAACGGGAGCAGATGATTGAAGAAGGTTTCTGCGTTGTTGACGATGTTCTGACCGAGGAGTTCTTGCAGGAGCTCCGAGACGAGTCGGAACGGCTTATCGCAGGACACGTGGAACCCGAAGATGTGATCTATCAAGGACAGCACGTCAACGTCCGCGGCGAAGATAATCCTCACATTCAAAAATTGTTGGAATGGCAGCCTGCACGCGAGGCATTAGAACAGATTGGATTCGGAGATTTTACAACCTCTGGCGGGATTATTATTCTGACGAAGGAATCCGGGGGACCGCCACTCTATTGGCATCAAGATTGGATGCGCTGGAATGATCCACTCAGCATCGCGCCGTGGCCCCAAACGATTTTTCTTAATTATTATCTCACCGACACAAACCGAGAAAATGGCTGTTTAAAGGTTATTCCAGGCACCCATCGCAAGCGAATTGATTTACATGACATATTGGTGCCAGCACATGAACAAGGCGCGCGGTTCATTGATGAGGACCATCCGATCATGTTCAGCGATCATCCTGATCAGGTAGATGTCTGTGCAAAAGCGGGTTCGTTAGTCATGGCGGATGCCCGTATCTTACATTCCGCCCACAGAAACTTTACCGATGTTCGACGGACCCTAATTCTCGCATGGCACAGTCGTCCTAATACAGTACCCGACTATTGGGATCGCGAAATCCCTGAGATTATTGCCAATCGCGACGAGGACGCCAACTATCCGATGTCTCGTATTCCTACGCATCTTTTACAACCATAG